One Diceros bicornis minor isolate mBicDic1 chromosome 26, mDicBic1.mat.cur, whole genome shotgun sequence DNA segment encodes these proteins:
- the UMOD gene encoding uromodulin isoform X2: MGWLCSLTSMRMVMVVVTAWVIIAAKTDFSEARSCSECHSNATCLVDGVATTCSCQEGFTGDGLVCADLDECATPATHNCSANSSCVNTLGSYTCLCLDGFRLTPGLGCIDVDECAEPGLSGCHALAACVNSKGTYSCVCPAGYLGDGRHCECLPGSCEPGLDCVRKGNALVCVDPCQEHSILDEYWRSTEYGTGYTCDSHLSGWYRFLGQGGARMPETCVPTLRCNTAAPMWLNGTHPSSDDGIVSRSACAHWSGHCCLWDAPVQVKACPGGYYVYNLTAPPECHLAYCTDPRSVEGTCDECSVDEDCKSANGRWHCQCKQDFNITDLSLLDRRLECGPNDIKLSLSKCQLKSLGFEKIYMYLRDSQCSGFAERGDRDWMSVVTPTREGPCGTLMTRNETHAKYSNTLYLADEIIIRDVNIKINFACSYPLDMKVSLQTSLHPMVSSLNISVGGTGVFTVRMALFRNPAFTQPYEGSSVTLSTDAFLYVGIILDGGDVSRFALLMTNCYATPSSNATDPLKYFIIQDKCPRTEDSTIRVLENGESPQARFSVQMFRFAGNYDLVYLHCEIYLCDTVNEKCKPPCSGTRVRSGGSIDQTRVLNLGPISRKAVQATVSKAACSSLGLLKVWLPLLLSAILTLTSQ; the protein is encoded by the exons ATGGGGTGGCTTTGCTCTCTGACCTCGATGCGGATGGTCATGGTGGTGGTGACCGCCTGGGTCATTATAGCTGCAAAAACTGACTTCTCGGAAGCAA GAAGCTGCTCTGAGTGTCACAGCAACGCCACCTGCCTGGTGGACGGAGTGGCCACAACGTGCTCCTGCCAGGAGGGTTTCACTGGCGACGGCTTAGTGTGCGCGGACCTGGATGAATGCGCCACTCCTGCGACCCACAACTGCTCGGCCAACAGCAGCTGCGTGAACACGCTGGGCTCCTACACGTGCCTCTGCCTCGACGGCTTCCGCCTGACGCCCGGCCTCGGCTGCATCGACGTGGACGAGTGCGCGGAGCCGGGGCTCAGCGGCTGCCACGCCCTGGCCGCCTGCGTCAACAGCAAAGGCACCTACTCGTGCGTGTGCCCCGCGGGCTACTTGGGGGACGGGCGGCACTGTGAGTGCTTGCCGGGCTCCTGCGAGCCAGGGCTGGACTGCGTGCGCAAGGGCAATGCGCTCGTGTGCGTCGATCCGTGCCAGGAACACAGCATCCTGGACGAGTACTGGCGCAGCACCGAGTACGGGACGGGCTACACCTGCGACTCCCACCTGAGCGGCTGGTACCGCTTCTTGGGGCAGGGCGGCGCGCGCATGCCCGAGACCTGCGTGCCCACCCTGCGCTGCAACACGGCCGCGCCCATGTGGCTCAACGGCACGCACCCGTCCAGCGACGACGGCATCGTGAGCCGCTCGGCTTGCGCACACTGGAGCGGCCACTGCTGCCTGTGGGACGCGCCCGTCCAGGTGAAGGCCTGTCCCGGCGGCTACTACGTCTACAACCTGACGGCGCCCCCAGAGTGCCATCTGGCGTACTGCACAG ATCCCAGGTCGGTGGAGGGGACGTGTGATGAGTGCAGTGTAGATGAAGACTGCAAATCAGCTAATGGCAGATGGCACTGCCAGTGCAAACAGGACTTCAACATCACTG ATCTCTCCCTCCTGGACCGCAGGCTGGAGTGTGGGCCCAATGACATCAAATTGTCCCTGAGCAAGTGCCAGCTGAAGAGCCTGGGCTTTGAGAAGATCTACATGTACCTGCGTGACAGCCAGTGCTCGGGCTTCGCTGAGAGGGGCGACAGGGACTGGATGTCTGTGGTGACCCCGACCAGGGAAGGCCCCTGTGGGACACTGATGACG AGGAATGAAACCCATGCCAAGTACAGCAACACCCTCTACCTGGCAGATGAGATCATCATCCGTGACGTCAACATCAAAATCAACTTTGCGTGCTCCTACCCCCTGGACATGAAAGTCAGCCTGCAGACCTCCCTGCATCCAATGGTCAG ctccctaAACATCAGCGTGGGCGGGACGGGCGTGTTCACTGTGCGGATGGCGCTCTTCCGGAACCCTGCCTTCACGCAGCCTTACGAAGGCTCCTCAGTGACCCTGTCCACCGACGCCTTTCTCTACGTGGGCATCATCCTGGATGGGGGCGACGTGTCTCGATTCGCACTGCTGATGACCAACTGCTACGCCACGCCCAGCAGCAATGCCACAGACCCCTTGAAATACTTCATCATCCAGGACAA GTGTCCGCGCACCGAGGACTCGACCATCCGAGTGTTGGAGAACGGGGAGTCCCCTCAGGCCCGGTTTTCAGTCCAGATGTTCCGTTTTGCTGGAAACTACGACCTGGTCTACCTGCACTGTGAAATATATCTCTGCGACACCGTGAATGAAAAGTGCAAACCA CCCTGCTCCGGGACCAGAGTCCGCAGTGGGGGCAGCATAGACCAAACCCGTGTCCTAAACTTGGGTCCCATCTCACGGAAAG
- the UMOD gene encoding uromodulin isoform X1: MVMVVVTAWVIIAAKTDFSEARSCSECHSNATCLVDGVATTCSCQEGFTGDGLVCADLDECATPATHNCSANSSCVNTLGSYTCLCLDGFRLTPGLGCIDVDECAEPGLSGCHALAACVNSKGTYSCVCPAGYLGDGRHCECLPGSCEPGLDCVRKGNALVCVDPCQEHSILDEYWRSTEYGTGYTCDSHLSGWYRFLGQGGARMPETCVPTLRCNTAAPMWLNGTHPSSDDGIVSRSACAHWSGHCCLWDAPVQVKACPGGYYVYNLTAPPECHLAYCTDPRSVEGTCDECSVDEDCKSANGRWHCQCKQDFNITDLSLLDRRLECGPNDIKLSLSKCQLKSLGFEKIYMYLRDSQCSGFAERGDRDWMSVVTPTREGPCGTLMTRNETHAKYSNTLYLADEIIIRDVNIKINFACSYPLDMKVSLQTSLHPMVSQTRGRALGTDEGAWLTLGRKAAHCLPLAGASSGQAVPWSSVAMSQACSLNISVGGTGVFTVRMALFRNPAFTQPYEGSSVTLSTDAFLYVGIILDGGDVSRFALLMTNCYATPSSNATDPLKYFIIQDKCPRTEDSTIRVLENGESPQARFSVQMFRFAGNYDLVYLHCEIYLCDTVNEKCKPPCSGTRVRSGGSIDQTRVLNLGPISRKAVQATVSKAACSSLGLLKVWLPLLLSAILTLTSQ, from the exons ATGGTCATGGTGGTGGTGACCGCCTGGGTCATTATAGCTGCAAAAACTGACTTCTCGGAAGCAA GAAGCTGCTCTGAGTGTCACAGCAACGCCACCTGCCTGGTGGACGGAGTGGCCACAACGTGCTCCTGCCAGGAGGGTTTCACTGGCGACGGCTTAGTGTGCGCGGACCTGGATGAATGCGCCACTCCTGCGACCCACAACTGCTCGGCCAACAGCAGCTGCGTGAACACGCTGGGCTCCTACACGTGCCTCTGCCTCGACGGCTTCCGCCTGACGCCCGGCCTCGGCTGCATCGACGTGGACGAGTGCGCGGAGCCGGGGCTCAGCGGCTGCCACGCCCTGGCCGCCTGCGTCAACAGCAAAGGCACCTACTCGTGCGTGTGCCCCGCGGGCTACTTGGGGGACGGGCGGCACTGTGAGTGCTTGCCGGGCTCCTGCGAGCCAGGGCTGGACTGCGTGCGCAAGGGCAATGCGCTCGTGTGCGTCGATCCGTGCCAGGAACACAGCATCCTGGACGAGTACTGGCGCAGCACCGAGTACGGGACGGGCTACACCTGCGACTCCCACCTGAGCGGCTGGTACCGCTTCTTGGGGCAGGGCGGCGCGCGCATGCCCGAGACCTGCGTGCCCACCCTGCGCTGCAACACGGCCGCGCCCATGTGGCTCAACGGCACGCACCCGTCCAGCGACGACGGCATCGTGAGCCGCTCGGCTTGCGCACACTGGAGCGGCCACTGCTGCCTGTGGGACGCGCCCGTCCAGGTGAAGGCCTGTCCCGGCGGCTACTACGTCTACAACCTGACGGCGCCCCCAGAGTGCCATCTGGCGTACTGCACAG ATCCCAGGTCGGTGGAGGGGACGTGTGATGAGTGCAGTGTAGATGAAGACTGCAAATCAGCTAATGGCAGATGGCACTGCCAGTGCAAACAGGACTTCAACATCACTG ATCTCTCCCTCCTGGACCGCAGGCTGGAGTGTGGGCCCAATGACATCAAATTGTCCCTGAGCAAGTGCCAGCTGAAGAGCCTGGGCTTTGAGAAGATCTACATGTACCTGCGTGACAGCCAGTGCTCGGGCTTCGCTGAGAGGGGCGACAGGGACTGGATGTCTGTGGTGACCCCGACCAGGGAAGGCCCCTGTGGGACACTGATGACG AGGAATGAAACCCATGCCAAGTACAGCAACACCCTCTACCTGGCAGATGAGATCATCATCCGTGACGTCAACATCAAAATCAACTTTGCGTGCTCCTACCCCCTGGACATGAAAGTCAGCCTGCAGACCTCCCTGCATCCAATGGTCAG CCAGACTCGAGGAAGGGCCCTAGGCACTGATGAGGGTGCATGGCTGACTTTGGGAAGGAAGGCTGCTCATTGTCTGCCTTTGGCTGGAGCATCATCTGGCCAGGCAGTGCCCTGGAGCAGTGTGGCCATGTCCCAGGCCTG ctccctaAACATCAGCGTGGGCGGGACGGGCGTGTTCACTGTGCGGATGGCGCTCTTCCGGAACCCTGCCTTCACGCAGCCTTACGAAGGCTCCTCAGTGACCCTGTCCACCGACGCCTTTCTCTACGTGGGCATCATCCTGGATGGGGGCGACGTGTCTCGATTCGCACTGCTGATGACCAACTGCTACGCCACGCCCAGCAGCAATGCCACAGACCCCTTGAAATACTTCATCATCCAGGACAA GTGTCCGCGCACCGAGGACTCGACCATCCGAGTGTTGGAGAACGGGGAGTCCCCTCAGGCCCGGTTTTCAGTCCAGATGTTCCGTTTTGCTGGAAACTACGACCTGGTCTACCTGCACTGTGAAATATATCTCTGCGACACCGTGAATGAAAAGTGCAAACCA CCCTGCTCCGGGACCAGAGTCCGCAGTGGGGGCAGCATAGACCAAACCCGTGTCCTAAACTTGGGTCCCATCTCACGGAAAG